TCTGCACTGCTTGCCTTCTGCacagaggaaggggggggggggggtgactgtGTGCATGAGCAATATTTCAGGAACAAGCCCTGAGGAATTACCCTGTTTCAGTGATTGTCCAGTCCCCGGTGAAGATATGAGACCCCAAGTAAATATATGTAGAGGGCTGAGCTTTTTATCCCAGGGCCAAGATATTATTCCACGCCGGATAAGTGGAGCAATCTTAGAAGTCAAGAGGATCAGTTTGTGTTCACCGGCCTGATCTTTTCTCACAGTCGGCGCACAGCAGAGAAAGCTCCTGGTCTTGGCACATACAGAGCTGAGCACCGTCTCCACAGAAATCAGCTCACAGTCTTTATTCTCCTAATACATTATTGAAAGCTATTTTTGCAGCTGCACTCCAAGAACAAAGGTATTGCAGTTGTCACTTTCAACTTCACAGACAGAATGGGGAGGATATTTTGGGaatctattgtgtgtgtgcgtgttgttgctttttttcctctccctgaAGTTCCCCAATACTTGACTCCCCTCAAGCAATTTTTTGCCTAGCATCTGCCAGTATCATGTGTCGAAAGCCAAAAGCCTTTTGTTATCATAGTGTTCAAATGGGCCGTCGTGTGTTTGGAACACACCTGTAATACGCCGGCCATTTTGCACCAAGAGACTTAAAGCTGACTTCTGAGTCAGTTGgatttttagttgttttttttttccagtttgatcCTCAGTTGCATTTTGAAGATGACTTCAGCCTCATGTTTTCCTGCTTTATCTCTGCTTGTAGCATGCAGCACTGGCAAACACATCAGTATGTTAAGTCCAAATTGCATGGCTGAATTATCACACTCCcacccccccaaacacacacacacacacacacacactctcaaactATACAAGACTTCAAATGTCTTGCAGAGTTACCGAGATGTTACACTGTGACTGTGCAAGTCTGGATTTTAGGTTACAAATCCTCAGAGCCCTGCAGACCAACCAAGCGAGACCTTGAGTCACCaattgcagtgtgtgtgtgtgtctgtgtgtgtttttgtgcgcTGGGAGAAGTGGGAGTGAGACCATAAGAGAGGGGAAAACTCAATTAATGTCGGcccaaacacaacaaagctACATCCAGCACCTTTCTacataaaattaaaacatgtcTCCCTACACGATTTGTTAGATTAAGTCTTCAACCTGCGCGGATGATTAATTACACAACAATTGTTATGCCTGTCAGTTCACAGTGGGGTTAAGCTGAAGATGCCAGTAAATTTCTCCCGGAGCTTGAGGAGGTTTAAAGGGCCTGTTAGAGTCGTCAGATGAGTCCACAGAGgatggatgttttctttttttttttaaccgatagattttacagtacagtatgtccCAACAACCTTGGGGTGCATTCCCAGATGAACATACATCATTGTTCTTCCTATCTGAATGAACTTTGACCAAGCTGGTGGAACTGGTGGCACCAAAAGAGCTGGTGGCTGGGTgcattgtgtttatatgatgCTAAACTGTCTGTATTTGACCTCGAGCGATACCAATAACAATATCTGAAAGCAGCCTGTTAACTACCACACTGACTCATGTTGTGCCTCCTTatcttatttgctttcttgctgagagttagatgagaggattgacacCAGTGGTGGGGTATCGAGTGTTTTTCCAAAAACGTGTTttgactattcctttaagaatgGAGCATTGACATGCTTTATCTCGTTTGTTTAATCAGCACacaaatagaaatgtaaaacaactatttgctgTTTTAGGAGATAACTACTAGACTTCTCAGCTCCCTCTTGGAaggaaaatgccaaaaacatcaaactatacctttaaaaaaaacatatattggCCAACATGAGCATAAACAAgacctttattttctcaactTAGATTTGGTGGTAGATTTCCTCTGGTGGGAAAACTGATTAACAcggtttctctttctttttctgcactGCTTCTCATTTATTGGCCAATGAGTACCGTATACAGCAGTTCTGATATCAGATATCTGTCATGAGGTCAAATGGGCCGATAACATGAGCCAAGCCAACATTTGATCAGCCAGTTTCTAGTCTGAATATTTGCGTTATTAACACACTGGACAACACACCACTTTGTCTCCTTGGATACACTCAAATTAAGCACTGTGTGTATCTTTTAATCCACAAATATCCACAGAAATGGGTGAACTAAaggtctcagtgtgtgtttgggattATGGTGATTTATAGTTACAGGATTTTCTGTGCAGGATTTTCTGAACTAAATAGACAATCCTGTCTGGTTACTCTTTCCACAAATTAAAGTTAGTAAGCAAGTTAGTAAGTTTTTCAGAAAATATACTTCCTGTTGATTTATATCAATGGATCACGATATAAAATGACTTTTAGGATTTTATACCTATTGCCCTTTTCTAACTCCATGTCATGACCAAGCACACGTGGAAACTGCAAGGAACAAAGCTGCAAATTCCTAGTGTCTTATTTAGAGCGAGGACACCGTGCCCCagactcctgctgctgcctcaggaGGCAACAATAAGCTGGTGGCTACATTCGGGACATTttatgctgtgtttgtttgactgCTACCGTCAGGGGGAGATTAAAACCCAAATAAACCAGGTGTTTTTGTTGACAGATTTGGCGAGAAAAGATGACAAGTATCAAACTGTTCAAACTTAAAATCTCTCGTGATCCGGTGAGTAACATGAAATTGTAACTGCCTAAGAAGCTCCTTCGTGGAGTGAGCTTAGAGGAGAGTCTCCGCTCCTGGACAAAAGAATTAGCTGAAAACTGTCAAGGTGCCCTTGAGGAAGGAACTAGCCGCTCCGTGATGAGGAAACTGTGCAATGACTGCCTCAACTGTGAGCATCTGTGttggtgattaaaaaaaattcaaagacctgaaaaaaaaaaaaataacagctttaAAAAGGTCACAGCCAGGACACAATCCAAAGCAGTGACCAGCTCATGACTCGATGCTCTTCGCTGCTCCCAGAGTTTTGAATTTTCAAAAGACATGTGTTGTGTATTCCCAGATCccttctgcagctgctcctgtggTCGGGCAAGTGCTTTGGGCTTTGGTTTATGTAATGACtgcaaagcaacacacacacacacacacacacacacgcgcgcacacacacagtacggCTGACTGAGTTGCTGCATGGCCAACATTGTGGCAAGCCGAAACAGAATAATTACAAACACTTTCACTTATTAAACTGGCATGCTGCTGGATGCAGGATTTCACTTCATGGTTTGCTCCAAAGGAGAGTGAGTGGAGCATCTGAAGGCCCGGATCTCGTCATGCCATTAGAAACATTCTTAGGGCAAAAATCCCTCTTTTCTACAGGAAATGAATGGACTGCATCCAGATATAAATGAATCTTTACTACAAGGCACACTGAAACGAGAGGACTTTCTGAAAATCAAGCTTGACAGTGATGGATATACAGTGTGTGCAAAATATTAgcacatataaaaacaaatcaatcatGATCTTTCACTGAAGGCACCTCTCACATTTAAGGGAAAAGGAGTGATGCTACAGATaacatttcaatatttcaaaGCTCCTAGCAACAGCTGCCCGTCAATGGTCTGTCCCACTCACAAAACTGTGCTCATCATGTTGCTGAAAGGTCTGTGCTGATTATCTTCACATGACAATACGTTTGACAGGGAGAAAATCCATCAGGCAGCGCGTGGTGTGAACTCTCTTGTGACGTTAAAACGCTCTCAGGTCAACTGAGGGCAGAATGGGACTCATTGAAATGTTTACAGAAACCATGAAAGCAATGTGTACACCGACATTCAGAGCTGCACTCCGTTTCTGTCAAAGTTAGGTGGTCATGCACTCCAGACGCTcgctgcaaaaacaacaaaagaacaaGAGCTCCACACAGTGGACAACCCAGCTTGTGCTTTGATAATGAAGCTCAAGGCcatgtttaaaaaatacaaataccaaGGTCCGCTTTTCACCTCGGGAACACGTGTCTGCGTGCCAGTGCAccttaaataaaaagtatattaACGCCcgaaaagaaaataaatcaaatgtacaaatgtGCATTCATGAGgattcttcctcttcatcaaaACACCTTTGCCTGAGTTTTTCAGTTGTTCCCGCACAGCATCTCAGCCCTGCTTTTGATCGTGAAGTCATGAGTTCTTCTTTCAAGTCCACCCTCCACTGATCACCTCCCAGCTGTGTACTTCAGCATTAGCTCTGTAAGAACAGAGACAGATTAAGTGTAAAGCAAAGTATGTAGGGAAAAGCTCAGGTTCTTTAGAGATAATGAACCACGCGTCATTGGTAAAATACTTGGTGAAGAAAATCTTGAAAGGTGGAATTTTCAGTTGACGTGCAGCTTCAGGCTTTCTGTAACCAGTGAAATGCCGACTTCTCAACATTCCACACAAGAAGTGACTTGATGGTCATTTTAAAATTACTGTAACATCACACCTGTTTTTGTGGTACACAAAATGTGATTATTCCAACTTTTGTATATAACCAGAAGCGGTCTCCAGAAGTCCTATACTGTACGTATGGGGGTTTTAAGAGGCTATTTAGAATTAGAGAGGGATAACCTTTGATTTTCTTCAGTAACAGAAGTCCCCATCTATAAATGTGGTCAGAgtataatttacaaaataaaacacagattattGCACgccagaggggaaaaaaaaaacttcctggCTCATGTTGTTTGTTGGCTTCTGTCTCTACTGTGGATGTTGTCACTGCTGTGGATGTTGTAGTTAAAAGTTACATGATATAATGCATATATACACCTACTTACCTGGGCAAAGGATTTTTGCTAGCGGCGCCTTCTCTTCTAGGAGCTCTGGGTTCTCCTCAGAGTCTTTACTGGCGTGGAACCTTGTGAAGTGCAGCGCAGGCCACCAGTCCTTCCTTGAAGCCATCTTTTCTGAGACGACGTCCTTccagttttctctgtttcaaCACACAAATACGCAAAGCAACAGGTATCAACATCTATTAAAAGAGACATACCAAAACTTTAAGCTGCAGTCTCTTAAGAGTCAAAATCGAATTTTCCAAACATCTGGTACGTACTGCAACTGTAATTTTTGAATAATGGCCTTTAAACACTTCCACACATTCAGGTCGCTCCTCCAGCAGGCAAAGTCCAGCATTTCTAGAACGACTCCTAAAGCTTTCTGGGTGTGatcttttttctctgaaaagacaaacaaacaagcacatcaATAATGGTTATTATGGGAAATTATATCAGGTGATATGGCTATAAGAAAGGAGAAtacactttaattaaaaaccAGATGGTGAAATGATGGTATTCTCTCCAAAGCTctataataaacatttttatttcaaaacaattaGCTTCTTGATGTTTCCAGACAGTCATCACTCGGTCAGAAACAACTAATATCGAGTTTCTTCACATAGGATCATTTTAATTCTGAGTATTTTTGCTTAATGATAGACATTTAATTTAGTCAAATCCGCTTTTACCTGACTGAAGCAGGAGAGAGCTGTACTCCAACATCAGCTCATGGCTTGGGACTAGTGCATGGAGGACCTACGGCATGAGgaagtgacattttaaaggaTGCGTTAGACACAGTGTGCTATTATGTGTTTAACTGTAAATCTAATAACAGGCAGGCACAAGTTCTAGTTTTaaataatatacaaatatgCAGTGTGCTTTAAAATAGAGTTATACCTTCAATACTTTAATCAGTTTCCTCTCTGAAGTATCATGCCGCTTTAAGTACTGATACAGATAGACATGAGCGTTGGGATTGGGTGGAAAAGCGTTGTCATAGGCGTAGTCATTCAGGACGTTCAAAGCATTCTCGTGGTCCTCGTAGAACTCCAACAtctgccaaaataaaacaacgGCTGCACAGCAAGTAGGGACATTTCACTTGAATTTGGCTTGAAATTGAATAATAGCAAacctaaaaaacaaacatgtaaaaccAAGAAAGCTCTGGTCTTTTGTCTTTGATCTTGTGATATTACGTATATATGCAGTTGCGAACAAGAGCTCACCTCAACATAACTCAGTATGAAGGGATCCCAGACACCAGGATTCTGCAGAATCTCCTTTAGATTCACAGAGGCCTGCCTGAAGTAGCTGTGCATGTCTTGGTTGTCAAGACATGCATCATAATCTGAAATGATACAATCAGTTTGCATCTCATTTAAGACAAACaataaactgatttttttaaaaatcaatcacaCTGGTGGGTATTCAGTGGAAAGGCTGTACACACAGGTTTCCCACGACCAGATCacccatttattttttttttacccgaGTAGTTACTGGGTTTGACCTGTAGGTGGCATTGTGACATCACACAAGAGCTTGCAGCGTGTGTGCAACTCATGCAAGTAAATAATAGATGCTTTGGGTACTGAGCTGTGTATCACTTTACCAGAGTTGGAGTATGTCAACTTTTTGTCACACCAGATGATATAATCCAGAAAACTCCTGTAGGCCTGGATCAGTTTAATCTTTTGGTGCTGAGCTGCTGTCTCCTTCCCGTACCTCCAACTTTCACTAACGGACAGCTGTCGCTTTGCATCCTCAATGTGACCATTAAGCAGCAGGTGGAACGAATGTTCTAGACAGATCTGGAGATGCAAAGGAGTGGGTTTcagcaatgtaaaaaaaaaaaaagaagaagaaagaaatcaacATGAAAACTGAGCAGAGTGGGGTGAGGAATACTAGCTAACATACCATCAGGTAATGCTTAACTCCCGAGTGTTTCATTCGTTCGTAGATGTTGTTGTAGTCTTCCATCTTTGAGTTTGGGTGATGGTGAAGGATCTCAGTGCTGATTCTCCAAATAAGCTGggcattgcaaaaaaaaaaagtgttaacaTGAAGGATCAAGTGGTTTATCAAATTGTTTACATAACAGATACTTCATTTAAGaatatatttaatgtaaaataaagtctGCAATCTCTGCAAATGCATGTAGACTGGAGGACTGTAAAAGaataaagttgtgtttttagaAACAAGGCTTTTGTAGCAACTCGGGAGAGGAGTCATGGAGTTGTCTGTCCATTCTTTACTTTAGGATTATGTGTAGTGATTCATGTGAGAAATTCTGTCCCAGAACTCCTACTGTATAACTGGTGGTCTGTAAGCGATGCTGGCTGGGCGCTGTCcgcacaacacaaaaacatactaACGCAGACCAAACAAAACCCAACCTACCTCCTTGTACTGCTGAACTGTGCTATTGGTAGGGTCCTCCAATATCTGTGGGTAACACGCCATATATTCTGCTGCCTCTTGCCATCTATGATGCAGCAGGGCTTCTCTGATCTGCTCCAGACATATTCTGGTACCCTGGTGGAACCCAGTTTCCTTAGGTGTCTcttgagatgaaaaaaaagcaatgttattattatgacacaaaggcatttgttgTCAATAGCGTGAGTCATTTATCCGTCAGTTTTTACctaaatatagttttttttacctaaatatatatatatatatatatatatatatatatatatatatatatatatatacatacacaaacattttgGAGTTATTTCTAACATCTGCTATAAGTTCATATTAACTGATATATTATAGATGCTACATTGTAAACAATGTATGTGGCTCACCTACACACATGGGATTGACAAGAGGgagctttgatttttttccacttccttTAGAGTTGTCTGAGGAGTCATTGTCATCCTCTAAGTCTTCAAGACGCCTCAGCTCTCCTTCCAAATCATCCATAATGAGCACAGCAGTTAAAATCAGGCAAGACAGCTGCCTTTTATCACTACTTCTGGTGTGAGCTTCCACCTGCAGGgagaaaaacatttgtgttCTGAGCAATTATTCTAACTATTGATTCATCTGCTGGTTAATTTCTCAATCCACTTATCATTTGTTCAATAAAACGTCACAAAATAGTTAGAAATGCCCATCATAATCCATTTAAGTCCAGGTTGATGTCTGATTTTCTGTCCGTCAAATTGGTTGTAATGTAATCGAGGTATTACAGGACACAGGCAGTCAGTaaagatggacacacacacaatgccgGTTATAATGTAAACGATTATATATTCTTTAAGGTTTTGGGGTTAGTTAACTGTAACTTTATTCTATAATTGTATAAGAATAGGTGTTGTTGTAATTTGAGGCTAATTTTCTGGCTATTTAGCTTCCTCAGCATCGTTTTGAATGAATTTCACCACCGATAACGACATTCTTACtgtattaattatattatcATCTATTTCTCAAAGAAAGTTATCTCAGTTCCTACCTTTAACTCAAATGTTCCTGAAGGAAAACAACGTCCCGATGCTAAATtagaagctaagctaacctgtaTTGGTGAGCTAAAGCTTCATGTCCAACGTGCAGCAACTATCAGAGTTAAAATCAGTCTGgttatttgtttaaaaatatataaatatataaactattgTTGTGACATCCACATGTTGTTAGCAGGTCTCAGTACGGCAGCTGAGGAAGTAGAGAGACGAGCTgatctgtgattggctgctgtggtCGGAAAAGGCGGAGCAAAGAACTTCTTcgcttgtttttttcttcttctccgcTTGTTTCTTATCTCATTCCAAGTAGAGGTCCTGTATTCAAAACGTTACTTGACTGAGAGTACATTTACTTTAGATGCTACTGGATAGATTTGGACTATAGTACCACATCATGTCATCCaagtatttcatatttttgtgtaaAGTAACTATTAGTAACTAGTAACAAATAAATGGAGTACATGTGTGAGGAAGCATAGACTGAGATACTCCAGTTACTCTAGTTACTACAAATATGTGTGATACAAAACACCTGATTTTCAATCTCTTAAATCTTTTTGTTAATAATGTAGATGCCCTTGGGTGCATGTGAACAGTTATATCAGTCATACTGTGTCGACAACCCTGTAACAGTAAAACATCAAGTGTACCTACAAATTCTAAATTATATAGTTTGCAGTTGAAATATAACTCAGTAGCGAATATAAATCTAATCATGCTGCAATTACTataataaatgtagtgaagtgaaCAGGATTCCCCTTTAGTATGTAATGGAGTAGAAATACTTgagtctgcctctctgtgtctgatGGATTATTCCAGAAGATACTACACATGTTAAATGATGGGGCTGATGTGTTGTGCAGTCTCTCCTTCATCGCTGCATGGATCTGGGCTTGTTTCCCACAGTCACATGAAGCAGCCTGATCCAAGCCTTATATCCTGTGAAAACCTATCCGTGCCGACACCCAGCCGGATCTGATGTGCTGACGTGTCGGCTCCTTCACCCAGTGCTCAtgctcccagcagcagcagcagcagcagccag
Above is a genomic segment from Pempheris klunzingeri isolate RE-2024b chromosome 18, fPemKlu1.hap1, whole genome shotgun sequence containing:
- the taf1a gene encoding TATA box-binding protein-associated factor RNA polymerase I subunit A — protein: MDDLEGELRRLEDLEDDNDSSDNSKGSGKKSKLPLVNPMCVETPKETGFHQGTRICLEQIREALLHHRWQEAAEYMACYPQILEDPTNSTVQQYKELIWRISTEILHHHPNSKMEDYNNIYERMKHSGVKHYLMICLEHSFHLLLNGHIEDAKRQLSVSESWRYGKETAAQHQKIKLIQAYRSFLDYIIWCDKKLTYSNSDYDACLDNQDMHSYFRQASVNLKEILQNPGVWDPFILSYVEMLEFYEDHENALNVLNDYAYDNAFPPNPNAHVYLYQYLKRHDTSERKLIKVLKVLHALVPSHELMLEYSSLLLQSEKKDHTQKALGVVLEMLDFACWRSDLNVWKCLKAIIQKLQLQENWKDVVSEKMASRKDWWPALHFTRFHASKDSEENPELLEEKAPLAKILCPELMLKYTAGR